One part of the Eptesicus fuscus isolate TK198812 chromosome 2, DD_ASM_mEF_20220401, whole genome shotgun sequence genome encodes these proteins:
- the LOC129150477 gene encoding 3-oxoacyl-[acyl-carrier-protein] reductase-like translates to MDKVCAVFGGSRGIGRAVAQLMAQKGYRLAIIARNLEVAKAAAGDLGGGHLAFSCDVAKEHDVKHTFEEMEKNLGPVNFLVNAAGINRDSLLVRAKTEDMISQLHTNLLGSMLTCKAAMKTMIQHQRGSIVNVGSIIGLKGNAGQSVYSATKGGLVGFSRALAKEVAKKKIRVNVVAPGIFERTGKN, encoded by the coding sequence ATGGACAAAGTCTGTGCTGTTTTTGGAGGCTCCCGGGGCATTGGCAGGGCAGTGGCCCAGTTAATGGCCCAGAAGGGCTACCGACTGGCCATCATCGCCAGAAATCTGGAAGTGGCCAAAGCCGCCGCCGGTGACCTCGGCGGTGGTCATTTGGCATTTAGCTGTGATGTTGCCAAAGAGCATGATGTTAAACATACATTTGAAGAGATGGAGAAAAATTTAGGTCCTGTTAACTTCTTGGTAAATGCAGCTGGAATTAACAGGGATAGCCTTTTAGTACGAGCAAAAACTGAAGATATGATATCTCAGCTTCATACTAACCTTTTGGGTTCCATGCTGACCTGCAAAGCTGCCATGAAAACTATGATTCAACATCAGAGAGGATCTATTGTTAATGTAGGGAGTATTATTGGTTTAAAAGGCAATGCTGGTCAGTCTGTGTACAGTGCTACTAAAGGAGGATTGGTTGGATTTTCACGTGCTCTTGCTAAAGAagtagcaaaaaagaaaattagagtgAATGTGGTTGCTCCAGGTATCTTTGAAA